A window of Pseudomonadota bacterium contains these coding sequences:
- the clpA gene encoding ATP-dependent Clp protease ATP-binding subunit ClpA, whose protein sequence is MLSSNLEQTLHRAISVASECGHEFATLEHLLLALLKDDDAATILKACGVDMGILDANLREFLDAELQTLKTSNHSDPKPSLGFQRVLQRAAIHVQSSGREEVSGANVIVALFSERESHAVFFLQQQEMSRFDAVNFLSHGITKTAGMEGPQPGAGVDDFSSGENSRETDVKSLEAYCINLNKKASAGKIDPLIGRSGEVERTIQILCRRTKNNPLYVGDPGVGKTAIAEGLARYIVEGKVPEVLSGVEIHSLDMGSLLAGTRYRGDFEERLKAVLKEMEEQPNSILFIDEIHTVIGAGATSGGSMDASNLLKPALQNGSLRCIGSTTYREYKNYFEKDRALVRRFQKIDVSEPSVADAIKILHGLAPYYETHHKVKYTAPAIRSAVDLSARYITDRKLPDKAIDVMDEVGASQMLLPPSQRKKKIGTRDIEHVVSKIARIPPKQVTSDDRQALKTLERDLKMSVFGQDDAIEALAASIKLARAGLREPEKPIGSYLFSGPTGVGKTEVARQLAMTLGIDLVRFDMSEYMERHSVSRLIGAPPGYIGFDQGGLLTDCVEKTPHSVVLLDEIEKAHPDVFNILLQIMDHGKLTDHNGKAADFRNVILIMTTNAGAADLAKAVVGFARQNRSGEDTEAINRLFTPEFRNRLDAIIGFSSLPASVVTRVVDKFVIQLEEQLADRKVTIIISSNARSWLAKHGYDPHFGARPLSRLIQEKIKKPLAEELLFGKLTNGGTVRIGLKAGQLTFSCVKIKNFRAGKEKKDRK, encoded by the coding sequence ATGTTGTCTTCAAATCTAGAGCAAACGCTTCACCGAGCAATCTCAGTTGCTAGTGAATGCGGACACGAGTTTGCAACGCTCGAACATCTTTTACTAGCTTTGTTAAAAGATGACGACGCAGCGACCATTTTGAAAGCTTGCGGTGTAGATATGGGCATTTTGGATGCTAACCTAAGAGAGTTTCTGGATGCTGAATTGCAAACACTTAAGACTTCTAATCACTCTGATCCGAAACCCTCATTGGGATTTCAACGTGTTTTGCAGCGTGCGGCAATCCACGTTCAATCCTCTGGCCGAGAGGAAGTTAGCGGTGCTAACGTCATTGTGGCGCTTTTTTCGGAACGTGAGAGCCACGCTGTATTTTTTCTTCAGCAACAAGAAATGTCGCGCTTTGATGCAGTGAATTTTTTGAGCCATGGAATTACCAAAACTGCAGGAATGGAAGGCCCCCAGCCTGGAGCTGGTGTCGATGATTTTTCTTCCGGAGAAAATTCACGTGAGACCGATGTTAAATCATTAGAGGCGTACTGCATAAACCTTAATAAAAAGGCATCTGCTGGTAAGATTGATCCGTTAATTGGGCGATCTGGTGAAGTTGAAAGGACTATTCAAATACTCTGTCGGCGCACGAAAAATAACCCGCTCTATGTTGGTGATCCGGGTGTTGGAAAAACGGCAATTGCTGAGGGTTTAGCTAGGTACATAGTTGAGGGTAAAGTTCCCGAAGTTTTAAGTGGCGTGGAAATTCACTCTCTTGATATGGGTTCACTTTTAGCCGGAACGCGATATCGTGGTGACTTTGAGGAACGTTTAAAGGCTGTCCTTAAGGAAATGGAGGAACAGCCTAATTCGATATTATTCATAGATGAAATTCATACAGTGATCGGAGCCGGCGCTACTAGTGGTGGATCTATGGATGCCTCAAATCTTCTTAAGCCCGCCTTGCAAAATGGTTCGTTGCGGTGCATCGGGTCAACGACATATAGGGAATACAAAAACTACTTCGAAAAAGATCGAGCACTGGTACGGCGTTTTCAAAAGATTGATGTTTCTGAACCCTCAGTTGCTGATGCAATTAAAATCCTGCACGGCTTGGCTCCTTACTACGAGACCCATCACAAGGTAAAATACACAGCGCCAGCTATCCGAAGCGCGGTTGACCTCTCTGCGCGCTATATCACAGATCGAAAGTTACCCGATAAGGCTATTGATGTGATGGATGAAGTTGGTGCATCGCAGATGTTGTTGCCACCCTCTCAACGGAAGAAAAAAATAGGTACTAGAGATATTGAGCATGTAGTTTCAAAAATCGCTCGCATTCCACCAAAGCAAGTTACAAGTGATGACCGTCAGGCGCTTAAAACACTAGAGCGTGATTTAAAAATGTCGGTGTTCGGTCAGGATGATGCGATCGAAGCATTAGCTGCATCTATCAAACTAGCACGCGCTGGGCTGCGGGAACCAGAAAAGCCCATTGGATCCTACTTATTTTCGGGGCCGACTGGAGTTGGAAAAACCGAAGTCGCACGTCAGCTCGCAATGACCCTTGGCATCGATTTGGTGCGTTTCGATATGTCAGAATATATGGAAAGGCACAGTGTTTCTCGATTGATCGGTGCGCCGCCCGGGTATATCGGATTCGATCAGGGTGGTCTTCTAACTGACTGCGTTGAAAAAACGCCACATTCCGTAGTCTTGCTTGATGAGATAGAAAAGGCACACCCGGATGTATTTAATATACTACTCCAGATAATGGATCACGGGAAACTGACAGATCACAATGGCAAAGCTGCCGATTTCCGTAACGTAATTTTAATAATGACAACCAATGCAGGGGCCGCAGATCTAGCAAAAGCGGTTGTTGGCTTTGCTCGTCAAAATAGGAGCGGTGAAGATACTGAGGCTATTAACCGACTCTTTACACCCGAGTTTCGCAATCGTCTCGATGCGATTATCGGATTTTCTTCCTTACCTGCATCGGTTGTAACACGTGTAGTGGATAAGTTCGTAATCCAGTTAGAAGAACAACTCGCTGATCGGAAAGTGACAATAATCATTTCAAGCAATGCACGGTCCTGGCTTGCAAAGCATGGATATGACCCGCATTTTGGGGCCCGGCCCTTATCGCGACTTATTCAAGAAAAGATAAAGAAGCCGCTTGCGGAGGAGCTGTTATTCGGCAAACTGACAAATGGTGGCACAGTTCGGATTGGTTTGAAGGCTGGGCAACTAACATTCTCTTGCGTAAAAATTAAGAATTTTAGGGCCGGCAAGGAAAAAAAGGATCGAAAATAA
- the clpS gene encoding ATP-dependent Clp protease adapter ClpS → MSDKEYDTGVGVITKNKTNEQTKKPSMYRVLLLNDDYTPMEFVVHVLQRFFSLDEEKAAQIMMHVHRSGVGVCGVFPFDVAETKVNQVMDFSRKNQHPLQCTMEKD, encoded by the coding sequence ATGTCAGACAAGGAATACGATACAGGTGTCGGTGTAATCACCAAAAATAAGACAAATGAACAAACAAAGAAGCCGTCCATGTATAGGGTATTATTATTGAATGATGATTATACACCAATGGAGTTTGTGGTTCATGTCTTACAGCGTTTTTTTTCGTTGGATGAGGAAAAAGCGGCACAAATCATGATGCATGTGCATCGGTCTGGTGTTGGGGTGTGTGGGGTTTTCCCCTTTGATGTTGCGGAGACCAAAGTAAATCAGGTCATGGATTTTTCAAGAAAAAATCAACATCCGCTCCAATGCACGATGGAAAAGGACTAG
- a CDS encoding methyltransferase domain-containing protein — protein sequence MSTLPQINYTDIDLFSTNVKQKMNIIDLRFQNDHFDGIICSHVLEHVMDDHKALLELYRVIKVNGLALIMVPQDMSLKKTDENESITNPKDRYLRFGHPYHVRTCGSDYADRFTEVGFEVTQIDSRSLPRQRRRLYRLNKCIIYSCKKVREGSSPATDKTV from the coding sequence TTGTCGACTTTACCCCAAATCAATTACACCGATATTGACCTTTTTAGCACTAATGTAAAACAAAAGATGAATATCATTGATCTGCGCTTCCAAAACGACCACTTTGACGGCATCATATGCTCTCACGTCCTTGAACATGTTATGGATGATCACAAGGCGCTGCTTGAATTGTATAGGGTTATAAAAGTAAACGGACTTGCCCTTATTATGGTTCCCCAAGACATGAGCCTGAAGAAGACTGACGAAAACGAATCTATTACAAACCCAAAAGATCGTTATTTGCGCTTCGGACACCCTTACCACGTTCGAACTTGCGGATCTGATTATGCAGACCGGTTCACTGAGGTTGGTTTTGAAGTTACACAGATTGACAGTAGATCTCTGCCACGCCAAAGGCGCCGTTTATATCGCCTCAATAAATGTATAATCTATAGCTGCAAAAAAGTGAGAGAGGGGAGCAGTCCTGCCACAGACAAGACTGTCTGA
- a CDS encoding phasin family protein encodes MSSNKAADNNKTTMENVNDTVEAAMAMGKEKVEQVQENYSRAYGEFSKFSQETLGVYIKAGEIFAKGAEDIGHAYFKLAKITAETNAEAAKAVFAAKTINDVVDVQNDFALESCQTLFSEGTKISELSLKVAHDTFEPLKEQMHSSMAKTMKDASI; translated from the coding sequence ATGAGCTCGAACAAAGCTGCAGATAATAACAAAACGACCATGGAAAATGTTAACGATACTGTCGAAGCAGCAATGGCTATGGGAAAAGAAAAGGTTGAGCAAGTACAAGAAAATTATTCCCGAGCGTATGGGGAGTTCTCAAAGTTTAGTCAAGAAACTTTGGGGGTCTACATAAAGGCAGGCGAAATTTTTGCCAAAGGGGCAGAAGACATTGGGCATGCTTATTTTAAACTGGCCAAAATTACCGCTGAAACAAATGCTGAGGCAGCGAAAGCAGTATTCGCAGCGAAAACAATCAATGATGTGGTAGACGTCCAAAACGATTTTGCCCTAGAGTCCTGCCAGACCTTATTCTCAGAGGGTACAAAAATTAGTGAGCTCTCACTGAAAGTAGCGCATGACACTTTCGAGCCATTGAAGGAGCAGATGCATAGCTCGATGGCAAAGACTATGAAGGATGCATCAATATAA
- a CDS encoding D-alanyl-D-alanine carboxypeptidase family protein, with product MNVIKSILLFFTLVLFFLAAQPSEARYAAIVIDAKDGNVLHSTNADTLNYPASLTKLMTLLLLFEALGQGKLEISTELVTSTRASKAKPSKLGLQPGDIITVGQAISALITKSANDVAVVVAEQLSGSVRSFARAMTRRARALGMKDTTFRNPHGLPNRGHLSTARDMALLSRILINKFPKYYNYFATRKFHFRGHSFNNHNKLLGHYEGADGIKTGYTNAAGYNLSASAERNGTRLIAVVFGGKTAKFRDNHVKKLLNECFAKTAVSRKAEILLTSSKPMHANSANVFSDPRPTQSSVAAKARQSARQIAKDSELPPFFKPIASPAPRGAWMIQIGAYFKIAPATKRAGKAAAKLSKFGKNYDIAVMTAERENRTLYRARLAGLSRKDAYDACRELKRHDFDCIPMAPTRAYHRR from the coding sequence GTGAATGTAATAAAATCCATATTACTATTTTTTACTTTAGTTTTATTCTTTTTGGCAGCGCAGCCATCAGAGGCTCGCTATGCTGCGATAGTGATTGATGCGAAAGATGGTAATGTTCTGCATTCAACCAACGCTGACACCCTAAATTATCCAGCCTCCCTAACAAAGTTGATGACTTTGTTATTGCTTTTCGAAGCCTTAGGACAAGGCAAACTAGAAATAAGTACAGAATTAGTCACATCAACCCGAGCGAGTAAAGCCAAGCCTTCAAAATTAGGCCTACAACCTGGCGACATAATTACCGTTGGACAAGCCATCTCCGCACTTATTACAAAATCTGCAAATGATGTTGCTGTAGTCGTTGCCGAACAATTATCAGGTTCTGTTCGCTCTTTCGCGCGAGCCATGACACGTCGTGCGCGCGCCCTTGGGATGAAAGATACAACATTCCGTAACCCCCACGGGCTGCCGAATCGCGGTCATCTCTCTACCGCGCGCGATATGGCATTACTCTCGCGTATATTGATCAATAAATTTCCCAAGTACTATAATTACTTTGCAACTCGTAAGTTTCACTTTAGAGGTCATAGCTTCAATAATCACAATAAGCTTCTTGGGCACTACGAGGGTGCTGACGGTATCAAAACCGGCTACACAAATGCGGCCGGCTACAATCTCTCTGCGTCTGCTGAACGCAATGGAACGAGATTGATTGCCGTTGTTTTCGGTGGAAAAACTGCAAAATTTCGGGACAACCATGTAAAAAAACTTTTGAATGAGTGCTTTGCTAAAACCGCGGTCTCACGCAAAGCCGAAATACTGTTAACAAGTTCAAAACCGATGCATGCAAATTCGGCAAATGTTTTTTCGGACCCACGCCCAACACAATCTAGTGTTGCAGCAAAGGCACGACAGTCAGCCCGTCAAATCGCTAAAGATTCCGAATTACCCCCATTTTTTAAGCCCATTGCAAGCCCTGCTCCACGCGGGGCCTGGATGATACAAATTGGTGCATATTTTAAAATAGCACCAGCGACAAAAAGGGCAGGCAAAGCAGCAGCAAAGCTTTCTAAATTCGGCAAAAATTACGATATTGCTGTCATGACGGCAGAGCGAGAAAATCGAACCCTCTACCGGGCTCGCTTGGCCGGACTTAGTCGCAAAGATGCATATGACGCGTGCCGCGAACTAAAGCGGCACGATTTTGACTGCATACCGATGGCACCAACGCGTGCTTACCACCGTCGGTAG
- a CDS encoding phosphomannomutase/phosphoglucomutase has protein sequence MKPHHFDPTILREYDIRGIYGETLTESDAFAVGLFFGSIIKEEGDQTVCVGYDGRKSSPSLAENVISGAMGAGINVINIGLNATPTLYYATTVLEAGGGIMVTGSHNASQYNGFKFMLGGKPFWGADIVGLGQRAEVANCTRGSGGISTKAIRESYVARLMGDFRSAKGLKVAWDAGNGALGPAMTQLTSCLPGVHILLNAEVNGDFPAHHPDPTIPENLTQLQEVVRKEKCDLGISFDGDGDRIGVVDGLGRILWGDQILAILARDMLEELPGATIIADVKASQVLFDEVTRLGGHPVMSPTGHSVIKSRMAELKAPLAGEMSGHIFFADRYYGYDDALYAALRLVDIVARSDKTLATMRDTLPQMVNTPEIRFDVPEDRKFAIAQEVQDRLQQGSASVSTIDGVRVQTRDGWWLLRASNTQNALVVRCESQTEGGLKKMKGMVLEQLRLSGVEPPIF, from the coding sequence GTGAAGCCACACCATTTTGATCCCACTATTCTTAGAGAGTATGACATCCGTGGTATTTATGGGGAAACCTTGACCGAGAGTGATGCTTTTGCAGTCGGGCTCTTTTTCGGTTCAATCATTAAAGAAGAGGGAGATCAAACGGTTTGCGTGGGTTATGACGGGCGTAAATCATCACCAAGTTTAGCTGAAAATGTAATCAGTGGCGCGATGGGTGCTGGTATAAATGTTATAAATATAGGCTTAAATGCAACCCCAACCCTCTACTACGCAACTACTGTACTCGAGGCTGGTGGAGGCATTATGGTGACAGGTTCACATAACGCATCCCAATATAATGGCTTTAAGTTTATGCTCGGTGGCAAGCCATTTTGGGGCGCCGATATAGTTGGGTTAGGACAACGAGCTGAAGTTGCTAATTGCACGAGGGGTTCCGGGGGGATTTCAACCAAAGCCATTAGGGAATCATACGTGGCTAGGCTGATGGGAGATTTTCGTTCGGCCAAAGGATTAAAAGTTGCATGGGACGCTGGTAATGGAGCGTTGGGTCCCGCAATGACACAATTAACCTCGTGTTTGCCGGGAGTGCACATTCTTTTAAACGCAGAGGTTAACGGGGATTTCCCAGCACATCATCCTGATCCAACGATCCCTGAAAACCTTACTCAGCTCCAAGAAGTTGTTCGGAAAGAAAAATGTGACCTAGGTATCTCTTTTGATGGAGATGGAGATCGGATAGGTGTCGTAGATGGGTTAGGCCGTATACTGTGGGGTGATCAGATTCTTGCGATCTTGGCGCGTGATATGCTTGAAGAGCTTCCGGGTGCTACGATAATAGCAGATGTTAAAGCTAGCCAAGTATTATTTGATGAAGTAACCCGTCTTGGTGGTCACCCCGTAATGAGTCCTACTGGCCATTCTGTTATCAAATCAAGAATGGCTGAATTGAAAGCACCGTTGGCTGGAGAAATGAGCGGCCATATTTTTTTTGCTGACCGCTATTATGGGTATGATGATGCTCTTTATGCTGCGCTTAGATTAGTTGATATAGTTGCACGATCGGATAAAACTTTAGCGACAATGCGTGACACACTTCCGCAAATGGTTAATACACCTGAGATACGATTTGATGTGCCGGAAGACCGTAAATTTGCAATTGCACAAGAGGTGCAGGATCGTCTCCAGCAGGGCAGCGCAAGTGTTAGCACCATAGACGGGGTGCGCGTTCAAACGCGAGATGGCTGGTGGCTTCTGCGCGCCTCCAATACCCAGAATGCACTTGTTGTGCGGTGCGAATCACAGACGGAAGGTGGGCTCAAAAAGATGAAAGGCATGGTTTTGGAGCAGCTGCGGCTAAGTGGTGTGGAGCCGCCAATATTTTAG
- a CDS encoding UDP-glucose/GDP-mannose dehydrogenase family protein, translated as MRIAIIGTGYVGLVSGACFSEFGIDVTCIDVDVEKISDLQNGKIPIYEPGLEDLVDKNVSAQRLHFTNNLGEAVSEADAVFIAVGTPSRRGDGHADLSYVFAAAKEIANAMKGYTVVVNKSTVPVGTGREVERVIRAECPDADFDVISNPEFLREGSAIEDFMRPDRVVIGVETKRAKELMNDLYRPLHLIQTPILFTKLETAELVKYATNAFLATKITFINEVADLCEKVGANVHDIAKGMGLDGRIGNKFLHAGPGYGGSCFPKDTLAMVRTAQSAGVDLSIVEAVVEANKVRKKDMAKRIIKACGNSVEGKTITLLGVTFKPNTDDMRDSPSLDIIPMLIEAGAIIRAYDPAGMEEAKPLLQNVNWCEDTYEALDGADALVIVTEWNEFRSLNFDRIKKILKGLVVVDLRNIYDPKTMTDAGFQYSSIGRPLNRKRFLTAREAQ; from the coding sequence ATGCGTATTGCAATTATCGGTACTGGTTATGTTGGGCTCGTCTCTGGCGCATGTTTCTCTGAATTCGGGATAGATGTCACTTGTATTGATGTTGATGTAGAAAAAATAAGTGACCTCCAAAACGGTAAAATACCCATATATGAACCAGGTTTGGAAGATCTGGTAGACAAAAATGTGTCTGCCCAGCGCCTTCATTTCACAAATAACCTGGGAGAAGCGGTTAGCGAGGCGGATGCCGTATTCATAGCCGTGGGCACACCTAGTAGGCGCGGTGACGGGCACGCTGATCTATCGTATGTATTTGCCGCAGCCAAAGAAATCGCGAATGCCATGAAGGGTTATACAGTTGTAGTCAATAAGTCCACAGTACCAGTTGGTACGGGCAGGGAAGTCGAGCGTGTGATCCGAGCAGAATGTCCTGACGCTGATTTTGATGTGATTTCGAATCCTGAGTTTCTTCGAGAGGGCTCGGCTATCGAGGACTTTATGCGTCCTGATCGGGTCGTTATAGGGGTAGAGACTAAGCGTGCTAAAGAGCTTATGAATGATTTATACAGGCCGTTGCATTTAATACAGACACCTATACTTTTTACCAAGCTAGAAACCGCGGAACTTGTCAAATACGCCACCAATGCATTTCTCGCTACAAAAATTACGTTCATCAACGAGGTGGCAGATCTGTGTGAAAAAGTTGGAGCAAACGTTCACGATATAGCAAAGGGTATGGGTCTCGATGGACGGATTGGAAATAAGTTTCTGCATGCTGGCCCTGGGTATGGTGGCTCTTGTTTTCCTAAGGATACTTTGGCAATGGTTCGCACTGCGCAATCGGCCGGGGTAGATCTAAGCATTGTGGAAGCAGTTGTTGAGGCAAACAAAGTCCGAAAAAAAGACATGGCAAAAAGGATTATAAAAGCGTGCGGTAATAGCGTAGAAGGCAAAACGATCACCCTATTAGGAGTAACATTCAAACCAAATACTGATGATATGCGGGATAGTCCTAGCCTAGATATTATCCCTATGCTTATTGAGGCGGGTGCAATAATCCGGGCTTACGACCCCGCTGGCATGGAAGAGGCAAAACCCCTCTTACAAAACGTAAATTGGTGTGAAGATACTTATGAGGCACTCGACGGTGCGGACGCACTTGTCATCGTCACAGAATGGAATGAATTTAGATCGCTAAATTTCGACCGTATCAAGAAAATATTGAAGGGATTGGTTGTCGTCGATTTACGCAATATATATGACCCCAAGACAATGACGGACGCGGGCTTTCAATACAGTTCGATTGGACGGCCGTTAAACAGAAAAAGGTTCCTTACTGCGAGGGAAGCTCAGTGA
- the galU gene encoding UTP--glucose-1-phosphate uridylyltransferase GalU produces MAQKIRKAVFPVGGLGTRFLPATKALPKEMLPIVDKPLIQYAVEEAAAAGIEEFVFVTGRGKQAIEDHFDISYELDQTLSARGRDDLVNSLRSWMPNPGQITYTRQMDPLGLGHAVWCARKYIDDEPFAVLLADDLVLASKPCLQQLIESYQITPGNIVAAMEVLPEHTDRYGILDVEKDEGQLVSVKGLVEKPLRANAPSNLAIIGRYILMPEVFDHLAEKHPGAGGEIQLTDALAKMVNSMPFYGLRFEGRRFDCGDKVGFLEANLAFALNRDDMKTDVEKLVKLYT; encoded by the coding sequence ATGGCACAAAAAATACGCAAAGCTGTGTTTCCGGTCGGTGGCCTAGGCACAAGATTTCTTCCTGCAACCAAGGCTCTCCCAAAAGAGATGTTGCCTATTGTCGATAAGCCGCTCATACAGTACGCGGTAGAGGAGGCTGCTGCCGCAGGTATAGAAGAATTTGTCTTCGTTACGGGGCGGGGGAAGCAGGCGATAGAAGATCATTTCGATATTTCTTATGAATTGGATCAAACACTAAGTGCTCGTGGAAGAGATGATTTGGTGAACTCACTTAGGAGCTGGATGCCAAATCCCGGGCAGATCACCTATACAAGACAGATGGATCCACTTGGCTTAGGGCATGCAGTATGGTGTGCACGGAAATATATTGACGATGAGCCATTCGCTGTCCTCTTGGCAGATGATTTGGTATTGGCCAGTAAACCCTGTTTGCAACAATTAATAGAATCATATCAGATAACACCGGGCAATATCGTTGCGGCGATGGAAGTGTTGCCTGAGCACACTGATCGATATGGAATTTTAGATGTTGAAAAGGATGAAGGGCAATTAGTATCGGTGAAGGGTTTGGTTGAGAAGCCTCTTCGAGCGAATGCCCCCTCTAATTTAGCTATCATCGGTCGATATATATTGATGCCGGAGGTCTTTGATCATTTAGCAGAGAAACACCCCGGTGCCGGCGGAGAGATACAATTGACTGATGCACTCGCAAAAATGGTCAACAGCATGCCGTTCTACGGGTTGCGATTTGAAGGGAGAAGATTTGACTGTGGCGACAAGGTTGGGTTTTTGGAGGCTAATCTTGCTTTTGCACTTAATCGTGATGATATGAAGACAGATGTCGAGAAGCTTGTAAAGTTGTACACCTAG
- a CDS encoding division plane positioning ATPase MipZ encodes MTENQSPAQIIVVGNVKGGTGKSTTSMHLIAGLLHAGYLVGSLDLDSPQSTLTRYITNRRDHVETKGIGLPLPEHRVLKASTVSNRDIAYAEDEAAVDECLTRLGQKSDFIVVDTPGGDDTLSRRAHSYADTLITPMNDSFIDLDVLAKVEPETMEIVRPSAYAELVWENRKKRIQRDGGSIDWIVARNRLSSLDSRNRRAVANVLTTLSNRIGFRVAPGFSERMIFRELFLKGLTLLDLRDPDAGIRLNMSHLAARQEVRMMLEAIGLPESVEQDEGPRALGSADT; translated from the coding sequence ATGACAGAAAACCAATCACCGGCCCAAATCATTGTAGTTGGCAATGTCAAAGGAGGTACAGGCAAATCTACAACCAGCATGCATCTGATCGCGGGCCTCCTCCACGCTGGTTACCTTGTCGGCTCGCTCGATCTAGACTCCCCTCAATCAACATTAACCCGTTATATAACTAATCGTCGCGATCATGTTGAAACAAAAGGTATCGGTTTACCTCTCCCCGAACATAGAGTTTTAAAGGCAAGCACCGTTTCAAATCGTGATATTGCGTATGCCGAGGATGAAGCAGCTGTTGACGAATGTTTGACACGGCTTGGTCAAAAGAGTGATTTCATCGTAGTTGATACTCCGGGAGGAGATGACACGTTGTCTAGGCGTGCACATAGCTATGCAGATACTTTGATTACTCCGATGAATGATAGTTTCATTGATCTAGATGTTTTAGCAAAGGTTGAACCAGAGACTATGGAAATTGTAAGGCCGAGTGCTTACGCTGAGCTCGTTTGGGAAAATCGCAAAAAGCGCATACAACGTGATGGCGGGAGTATTGATTGGATTGTTGCGCGCAATAGGCTGAGTAGTTTGGATTCCCGAAATAGGCGAGCTGTTGCAAATGTGTTAACCACATTGTCGAATAGAATTGGCTTTCGAGTGGCGCCCGGCTTCAGCGAGCGCATGATTTTTCGAGAATTATTTCTAAAAGGGCTTACACTTCTTGATCTTCGTGATCCAGACGCTGGCATTCGTCTAAACATGTCTCACCTTGCGGCACGTCAGGAGGTTAGAATGATGTTAGAAGCGATTGGTTTGCCAGAAAGTGTTGAGCAAGATGAAGGTCCAAGAGCGCTAGGGAGTGCGGATACATGA
- a CDS encoding SDR family oxidoreductase, with amino-acid sequence MTLFDLTGKTAIITGSTKGIGRATANRLAEHGANVVISSRKASACNQVAEDVTRNWANDSAKAIPIPCNIYHKEQLRFLVDKTVETFGTIDILVCNAAVNPYFGPSADISDEAFNKTMESNVRSNFWLCNMVIAEMDHIQGGSITIISSIGGLRGRPLIGAYGISKAADMQIARNLATEYGPKNVRANCIAPGLIRTDFARALWENEEILSERTASTPLRRIGEPDEVAGAVVFLASNAGAFVTGETLVIDGGVTAV; translated from the coding sequence ATGACACTTTTCGACCTTACCGGTAAAACTGCAATTATAACAGGATCGACCAAAGGTATTGGTCGCGCCACCGCTAATCGATTGGCAGAACATGGGGCAAATGTCGTGATCTCCTCGCGAAAAGCCAGTGCATGTAATCAAGTAGCGGAAGACGTAACCCGGAACTGGGCCAACGATAGTGCTAAAGCTATCCCAATCCCGTGCAACATTTATCACAAAGAACAATTGAGATTTTTGGTAGACAAAACCGTAGAAACATTCGGCACAATTGATATTTTGGTATGTAACGCTGCAGTCAATCCATATTTTGGACCGTCTGCTGACATATCCGATGAAGCCTTCAACAAAACGATGGAATCAAACGTTCGAAGTAACTTTTGGCTTTGCAACATGGTAATAGCAGAGATGGATCACATCCAAGGAGGCTCTATAACTATCATATCCTCGATAGGCGGTTTGCGAGGCCGTCCGTTGATCGGCGCCTACGGTATTTCAAAAGCTGCTGACATGCAAATTGCACGTAATCTGGCAACAGAGTACGGGCCCAAAAATGTCCGCGCTAATTGTATCGCGCCAGGGCTTATACGTACTGATTTTGCGCGCGCCCTCTGGGAAAATGAGGAAATCCTCTCGGAACGCACAGCTTCTACTCCCCTCAGACGGATAGGTGAGCCTGATGAGGTTGCTGGGGCAGTGGTATTTTTGGCGTCTAACGCAGGAGCATTTGTCACTGGTGAGACACTTGTTATCGACGGGGGGGTAACTGCAGTCTAA